From the genome of Colletotrichum higginsianum IMI 349063 chromosome 4, whole genome shotgun sequence, one region includes:
- a CDS encoding Cell polarity protein gives MNGRNAPLSPVSLGGSEWSVGKYPNNTDDPYANNRGNIVSPPNSGGSNGAMNGAFPPGPRSAGGPSPPPSVGRSSNGTNLYARSESGRSIREEQAEGILGEHYVALKNYLNGGQGGKPTPANKARDKLLRLSSVQFLELSTDVFDELLRRQSLNRRPSAPGAPSPPPYLLPESNFHPKRNQARQKLSSLGPPRFRDLATDVFCELERRFPRFAAGDIPRVGSPVSVRSQATINGNGYPPRSQSRMRRPSDASSMRGGPQQPDPYGVPPSPGMPPNGDYNRPMQKQFQSNTIVPNKSTMVEEDDDGSPNEDDGEAFALERTATNRSKRSEVTERSAAASEADKKLLDEYQTQVRELREKLDAMEDAMKKKDDELNSVLDGERSRSTAANMEKKEFADLRLDLENKVAEAQDLNASLKQELDRMRDEHANEARQLREQVDELRQSSVAAVTVNSGNADSELQMENQRLRLSLQEQQQVTEDARREAREFLREMKILSQQGGSTWQKQEELEKTIEQLEAEVREWRNRYARTKTQLRNMRASSLGLTVEQDAAKYVREKGFTQQDGAVKDIHVTKFQIAIDELLQRARAEDPDTVIDAMKQVVVSVRRITKDVDTAAAGNEELLQQRSKLKGKISSTANHLITTSKNFASSAGITPVSLLDAAATHLVAAIVDILRVAKIRSTPAEELEDDDDGTVTPVDSTGFFSPRTASRQESITQESLPTPAPFRGLGSGGRTSMDSSAYSPVNSPRQSADAYNQSQGSNGMNGVGFGMMNQNAPANGYNNSMRQQGNQAEDLKIYLEDQTAILVQNIQNLVGSIRSDASINQITSEIGGIVQVVDKVISETEASGNGGMIARLVACRDRLLEAGERGMDIDRGQDVGASGRNDREWRMWTQTLPPIAFEIARETKELVQRVDRLVGNGDDDFS, from the exons ATGAATGGTCGCAATGCGCCTCTGTCACCTGTTTCTCTAGGCGGAAGCGAGTGGTCCGTTGGAAAATACCCAAACAACACCGACGATCCGTACGCAAACAACCGCGGCAACATCGTCTCACCCCCGAATTCTGGAGGTTCGAACGGGGCCATGAATGGTGCCTTCCCTCCCGGCCCTCGGAGCGCCGGCGGCCCttcgccaccgccgtccgTCGGCCGATCCAGCAATGGCACAAACCTGTATGCGAGGAGTGAGAGCGGGAGGAGCATCCGCGAGGAGCAAGCGGAAGGAATACTCGGCGAACATTACGTCGCCCTCAAGAACTATTTGAACGGTGGACAGGGGGGGAAGCCGACGCCTGCCAACAAGGCGCGTGACAAGCTGCTGCGCTTGTCATCTGTTCAGTTTCTCGAGCTGAGTACCGATGTCTTCGACGAGCTGTTGCGGAGGCAGTCCCTCAATCGCCGGCCCTCGGCCCCCGGTGCCCCCAGCCCTCCTCCTTACCTGCTGCCCGAATCAAATTTTCATCCAAAACGCAACCAGGCGAGGCAAAAACTGTCCTCTCTTGGGCCGCCACGCTTCCGTGATCTCGCAACCGACGTCTTCTGCGAGTTGGAGAGGAGGTTTCCCCGCTTTGCTGCTGGAGATATCCCCAGAGTGGGTAGCCCCGTATCCGTCCGCTCACAGGCGACGATCAATGGAAATGGCTATCCGCCCAGGAGTCAAAGTCGGATGAGGCGCCCTTCCGACGCAAGTTCCATGAGGGGAGGACCACAGCAGCCGGATCCCTACGGCgtgccgccttcgccaggCATGCCGCCTAATGGCGACTACAACCGCCCGATGCAGAAGCAATTCCAGAGCAATACCATTGTGCCGAACAAGAGCACAATGGTggaagaggatgacgacggcagccccaacgaagacgacggcgaggccttTGCTCTCGAACGGACTGCCACAAACCGCAGCAAGAGGAGTGAGGTCACAGAGCGGAGCGCCGCAGCATCAGAG GCCGATAAGAAGCTACTGGACGAGTACCAGACGCAGGTTCGCGAACTGCGGGAGAAGCTGGACGCCATGGAGGACGcaatgaagaagaaggacgacgaaCTGAACAGCGTTCTCGACGGTGAGAGATCACGTTCAACGGCCGCCAacatggagaagaaggaatTTGCGGATCTCCGACTTGATCTAGAGAACAAAGTCGCCGAGGCTCAGGACTTGAACGCGTCCCTCAAGCAAGAGTTGGATCGCATGAGGGACGAGCACGCAAACGAAGCCCGACAACTAAGAGAGCAAGTGGATGAATTACGGCAGTCCAGCGTCGCCGCTGTTACGGTCAATTCCGGCAACGCCGACAGTGAGCTGCAAATGGAAAACCAGCGGCTTCGCCTGTCCCTACAAGAACAACAGCAGGTTACGGAAGATGCTCGGCGCGAAGCTCGCGAGTTCCTCCGGGAGATGAAGATACTTTCACAACAGGGTGGCTCGACTTGGCAAAAGCAGGAAGAGCTCGAGAAGACGATTGAACAGCTCGAAGCAGAGGTTCGCGAATGGCGGAATCGATACGCGCGGACCAAGACCCAGCTTCGCAACATGCGAGCCTCCTCGCTCGGACTGACGGTTGAGCAGGACGCGGCCAAATATGTTCGCGAAAAAGGTTTCACCCAGCAAGACGGCGCGGTTAAGGACATACACGTCACCAAATTCCAGatcgccatcgacgagctgctccaGCGCGCCCGAGCCGAAGACCCTGATACGGTCATTGATGCTATGAAGCAGGTTGTTGTCAGCGTTCGCCGGATTACTAAAGATGTCGACACCGCAGCCGCTGGCAACGAGGAGCTCCTCCAACAGCGTTCGAAACTCAAGGGCAAGATTTCCTCCACCGCCAACCACCTTATTACAACATCCAAAAACTttgcgtcgtcggccggcATCACGCCAGTATCCCTactcgatgccgccgccacgcaCCTTGTTGCGGCTatcgtcgacatcctccgGGTTGCGAAGATTCGGTCCACTCCCGCCGAGGAActcgaggatgatgacgacggcacAGTCACGCCCGTAGACTCGACCGGGTTCTTCTCTCCTCGAACTGCTTCGAGGCAAGAGTCGATAACCCAAGAATCCTTGCCCACACCAGCACCATTCCGGGGCCTCGGTAGTGGTGGCAGGACCAGCATGGACTCGTCAGCTTACAGCCCTGTGAACTCCCCTCGTCAGTCTGCAGACGCATACAACCAGTCCCAAGGGTCCAACGGAATGAACGGGGTGGGTTTTGGAATGATGAATCAGAACGCACCGGCAAACGGATACAACAACAGTATGCGCCAACAGGGTAACCAAGCTGAAGATCTCAAGATTTACCTCGAAGATCAGACCGCCATTTTGGTCCAAAACATTCAGAACTTGGTTGGCTCCATCCGAAGCGATGCATCAATCAATCAAATCACGTCCGAGATTGGCGGCATCGTCCAGGTTGTCGACAAAGTTATCTCGGAGACCGAGGCGTCTGGAAACGGCGGCATGATCGCCCGTCTGGTCGCATGTCGTGATCGACTCTTGGAGGCCGGCGAGCGCGGCATGGATATTGACCGTGGACAAGACGTCGGCGCCAGCGGACGGAACGATCGCGAATGGAGGATGTGGACACAGACTCTGCCGCCCATCGCTTTCGAAATCGCGAGGGAAACAAAGGAGCTGGTTCAACGAGTTGACCGATTGGTCGGCAATGGAGACGATGACTTCTCATGA
- a CDS encoding Glutathione-dependent formaldehyde-activating enzyme gives MDARCQCGAVAFKTPLPKPLRLYICHCEECKRQTGSAFGTSAIFPKFQLPKADLLGVYAYFCRNCGTRLIHTTPDKNVISVKGGCIDGLDWKTAVHIWTKNAMVPIPEGAESHPEEAEYTDYGPTQEALDQPTGLRGSGGTPPPVGLDGRCELSGKAIAG, from the exons ATGGACGCCCGATGCCAGTGCGGGGCCGTGGCCTTCaagacgccgctgccgaagCCGCTGCGCCTGTACATCTGCCACTGCGAGGAGTGCAAGCGCCAGACGGGCTCCGCGTTCGGAACGTCGGCCATCTTCCCCAAGTTCCAACTGCCCAAGGCCGACCTGTTGGGCGTCTATGC TTACTTCTGCCGAAACTGCGGGACACGCTTAATCCACACCACACCG GACAAGAACGTCATCTCCGTCAAGGGCGGCTgcatcgacggcctcgactGGAAGACGGCCGTCCACATCTGGACCAAGAACGCCATGGTCCCCAtccccgagggcgccgaaTCGCaccccgaggaggccgagtACACGGACTACGGGCCTACACAGGAGGCCCTGGATCAGCCGACGGGCTTGCGCGGGAGCGGCGGCACTCCGCCGCCTGttggcctcgacgggcgTTGTGAGCTAAGCGGGAAGGCCATCGCTGGCTGA
- a CDS encoding Duf1295 domain protein: MATVHVLDDYYLAITALITVAYQLFFFSIAFSFKFDKLTETHKINNGPDFAGGTNFVVLAIITLSLSGHAHARQVVASVFIMLWGARLSAFLLFRILKTGKDDRFDDKRDKFFPFLGFWVFQMIWVWTVSLPVTILNSPNVTRYPQHAFGTGRDVVGVLFFVVGFVMESVSDAQKYRFRRDNPSREAICDKGFFKVSRHPNYFGEIIIQFGIYMIAVSSAADGYVGGQAFKALYATILGPFFLTLLLMFVSGLTLQERPGAKKRYENGQNWEGYRRYLERTSILIPFPPQLYSRVPTVLKRTVFLEFPMYVFDPAKHSDACARAEEGHQHESVATPAKGIGRPSGDEPLVGQHS; encoded by the exons ATGGCGACGGTTCACGTTCTTGATGACTACTATCTGGCCATCACGGCGCTCATCACAGTGGCATATCAACTGTTCTTCTTTTCCATAGCCTTCAGCTTCAAGTTCGACAAGCTCACCG AAACGCACAAGATTAACAACGGCCCAGATTTCGCCGGCGGCACAAACTTTGTGgtcctcgccatcatcaccctCTCCCTCAGCGGCCATGCCCATGCGCGTCAGGTTGTCGCCTCCGTCTTCATCATGCTCTGGGGCGCCCGCCTCTCAGCCTTCCTCCTTTTCCGCATCCTCAAGACGGGCAAGGACGACCGTTTCGACGATAAGCGCGACAAgttcttccccttcctcggcTTCTGGGTCTTCCAGATGATCTGGGTCTGGACCGTCTCGCTGCCCGTCACCATCCTCAACTCGCCCAACGTCACACGATACCCGCAGCACGCCTTCGGTACGGGTCGTGACGTGGTCGgcgtcctcttcttcgtcgtcggctttGTCATGGAGTCCGTCAGCGATGCCCAGAAGTACCGCTTCCGCAGGGACAACCCGAGCCGTGAGGCCATCTGCGACAAGGGCTTCTTCAAAGTCTCGAGGCACCCCAACTACTTTGGCGAGATCATTATTCAGTTCG GCATCTACATGATcgccgtctcctccgccgcggATGGCTACGTCGGCGGGCAGGCCTTCAAGGCCCTCTACGCCACCATCCTTGGCCCCTTCTTTCTGACACTGCTGCTCATGTTCGTCTCGGGCCTGACCCTGCAGGAGCGACCCGGCGCCAAGAAGCGATATGAGAACGGCCAGAACTGGGAGGGCTACCGCCGCTACCTTGAGCGCACCAGCATCCTGATCCCCTTCCCGCCGCAGCTGTACTCTCGTGTGCCGACGGTCCTAAAGCGCACCGTCTTCCTCGAATTCCCCATGTACGTCTTCGACCCGGCGAAGCACTCCGACGCCTGTGCGCGCGCCGAAGAGGGCCACCAGCACGAATCCGTTGCCACGCCGGCAAAAGGGATTGGGAGGCCGAGCGGCGACGAGCCGCTTGTTGGGCAGCACTCGTGA
- a CDS encoding RNase P subunit p30, translating to MLYDLNIPWSPTTASTDLSRTISFASSLGYKILALNHTITPPIPSQITNPLPKFPSSPTAAPATPGIASSQQPQVQQKKQPNILHRVTVLLSDPSQNYRLPALAAAYDILAVRPTTEKAFQAACLSMAEPSLISLDLTQHFPFHFRPKPLMAAVARGVRFEVCYAQVLTAPDTRARAVFVSNLASLVRATKGRGIVASSEARSPLGLRAPNDVVNLLAVWGLGSERGTEALGVNPRGVVVNEGIKRSGFRGVVDVIEVGGREDDVKQQQQQQPRQQGKKNGGKGKGAKDVKQGEGEDKGNGQKRKTPDESGDGTQQTISKRQAKKLRVALKEKEKEAT from the coding sequence ATGCTCTACGACCTCAATATCCCGTGGTCCCCGACCACGGCGTCTACCGATCTCTCCCGCACGATATCCTTCGCCTCCTCGCTGGGCTATAAGATTCTCGCCCTGAACCATACAATAACGCCGCCGATTCCGTCCCAGATTACCAACCCGCTACCAAAGTTCCCCTCGTCTCCAACAGCCGCTCCTGCCACGCCTGGAATCGCCTCCTcgcagcagccgcaggtgcagcagaagaagcagccTAATATTCTCCACCGCGTGACGGTTCTCCTCTCCGACCCCTCCCAGAACTACCGCctccccgccctcgccgccgcctacgaCATCCTCGCCGTGCGCCCCACCACGGAGAAGGCCTTCCAGGCCGCTTGCCTCTCCATGGCCGAGCCCTCCCTCATCTCCCTCGACCTAACGCAGCACTTCCCCTTCCACTTCCGCCCGAAGCCGctcatggccgccgtcgcccgcggcGTCCGGTTCGAGGTGTGCTATGCCCAGGTCCTGACCGCCCCGGACACTCGCGCCAGggccgtcttcgtctccaaCCTCGCCTCCCTGGTGCGCGCGACAAAGGGAAGGGGCATCGTCGCGAGCTCCGAGGCGCGCTCCCCGCTGGGCCTGCGCGCCCCGAACGACGTCGTgaacctcctcgccgtctgGGGTCTCGGCAGCGAGAGGGGCACCGAGGCGCTAGGGGTGAACCCGCGCGGGGTCGTCGTGAACGAGGGCATCAAGAGGAGCGGCTTCCGCGGGGTCGTGGACGTGATTGAAGTCGGCGGGCGTGAGGACGACGTcaagcaacagcagcagcagcagccgcggcagcaggggaagaagaacggCGGCAAGGGTAAGGGGGCCAAGGACGTAAAGcaaggcgaaggcgaggacAAGGGCAACGGGCAGAAACGCAAGACACCGGACGAGTCGGGCGACGGTACGCAGCAGACGATAAGCAAGAGACAGGCCAAGAAGTTGAGGGTGGCAttgaaggagaaggagaaggaggcgacATAG